In a genomic window of Quercus lobata isolate SW786 chromosome 4, ValleyOak3.0 Primary Assembly, whole genome shotgun sequence:
- the LOC115983571 gene encoding signal recognition particle 14 kDa protein-like, giving the protein MVLLQLDPFLNELTSMFEHSTEKGSVWVTLKRSSLKSKVQKNKMTTAGDLIEYRCLIRATDGKKTISTSVGAKDHQRFQASYATILKAHMTALKKRERKDKKKGAEGDKKEGGVKKSNRV; this is encoded by the exons ATG gtTCTATTGCAGCTAGACCCGTTTCTTAATGAACTCACCAGCATGTTTGAGCACAGCACTGAGAAGGGCTCTGTCTGGGTTACTCTTAAACGAT CATCTTTAAAGTCTAAGGTACAGAAGAATAAAATGACAACTGCTGGTGATTTGATTGAGTATAGATGCCTTATCCGTGCTACTGATGGGAAAAAGACGATTTCTACTTCG GTTGGAGCAAAGGATCATCAGCGCTTCCAAGCTTCTTATGCAACTATCCTCAAGGCCCACATGACAGCTTTgaagaagagggagagaaaggatAAGAAAAAAGGTGCAGAGGGTGATAAGAAAGAAGGGGGTGTGAAGAAGTCCAACAGGGTGTAA